The genome window TACACAGTGGTCAATTAAGGCAAAGAGAATATAAACCAGTTTGAGCAATTTTCTCCATAACCTCTCGTTGCCTCAGGACGATGTCACAGAAGGCCTGGCTGAGCAATCTCAGCACAACACCCTCAGTAGCACATGTTCAGTTTGCCAACAACATGTTCACCTGGTCCAGCGCTATCTGGTGGAGGGCAAACTTTATCACCGTCAGTGCTTCAGGTAAGCTTTTCCTTCCTGAGTCCACTGAAAAGTGAGCCCTGTCCCTATAATGGGGCCAGGaccacccttctaagtccatggacTTCAGTGGACCTAGATGAGTCAGCTTTGGATTGCATTGCTACTCTCCTCTACTTTCCTGGTAAATCTGACAAGCCCACCTGGAGTGTCCCTATATTCTGAACCACAAGCATGTCTAATTTTTAGTCCACCATAGGGACCAGAAACTTatctttttgaaaatgaaaaaacaGTCTAATGTTCCATGTTACAAAGCCAGTAATATTCATTGGCATGGGAGCCACATGGGGCTGCCCTGAACACTGTTCTCCAATGTGGCACCTTCCTCATGTTTCAGGCAAGTGAGCAGGGCCATGACTCTGTATGGCTTGTGGTTAACAGGTGGTTACTCCACTGACAAGCACCAAAAAAATAACCCCAAGGTTCTCATGCTGTGAGAACTCAATGCTCTTTATTAAGTGGAAGCATACAAATACAATTTGCAAACAGtattataaaatacaaaatgcaaGAGTCCAGTCACAATGTGACAATATGACAATATCCAGCAGTCACAGTGTGACAATATAACATTCAGACATTCTGCTTTGCAGAAACAATTCACTTAGGCAGTGGCCAGAAATTCATTgtgtaaaagaaataaagagtAAAGGAGTCTGTTATTTAGCTAAAGATTTTGGAGTAGACTGAGGAAGTCTTCTGACGAAATTAGCTCAAAAAGCCGGTACTTGTCAGTGccataaaaaaaccctcaatagtGTTGCCTTTTATCAGCATTTCAAAGATGAGGCCTGTTGTTGAAACGTTAGGAATTTTGTGCGGTGTTGTTTTTCAGCACCCGTTCCTGTTTTGTGGCACTGTGCTGTTAACAAGATTCCCCAAATCCTGAGTTTTGATTCTAACCAAGGCTTGTTTTCAAGCAGATTAAAACTGATTTGGATTGCTTGCTGTAGGGAGAGAGAGTTGTAGTCTTTGCTCCAAGGACAGATCAGCTGAAAGGGACTGATTTCAATGTCTACCTTAGCCAAGGAACAGAATTCAGTACCCTTCCCTGGAGTCTTGCCCTGAATGAATAGCAGAGGAATGAATTGTACCTTGTTCTGTTGGGCACTTCCATGAGCACAGTATCTCAACCTGCCTGTAATGGGGATCTTTTTGCACCTTCGGCAGGTGTAAGGAATGCTCCAGCACACTTCTTCCGGGATCTTACAAGTCTGGACCAGAAATGGGCACATTTGTGTGCACCCAACATCGTGGCAAGCGGAGCCTGAGCAAGAGAACAGAGGGCAGCCCCAGCCCCGATCTTATTCATCCAAGGAAGAGGAGTGAGGCTGAGACCGCAACTGCTAGCAAGGAGGAAGAGAATGGGGTATTGGAGAATCACGCGTCAGCTACTGATGAGACGGTGGAGAGAACAGTGGATGGAGTGGCCATGGAGGTTCTGCCTGCCCAACCCAAGAAGGAAGCATTCCGCTCCATGCCCGGCTTTGACCTCGGTCCCCAAACGCCTCCCAAGCCTCCTGTGCCaaccaaaccacctctgctgagcCAGGataaagccaaccaccagcatgGACAACGCAAGGAGACTcgacccacccctgcccccaggaaGGCTACAGACACGGCACCCCTGTCTCCACCCAATTCCCATCCTGTTCCAAAGCCCAGAGCCAATATGCAGAACGAGGGAGCCTGTGAACTGGGTTCGGGCATCGTCAATGGTAAGAAAACACTAGCCTCGGAGAGTTCGGGAACTCATGAGGTCTGGGGCCCCATACTGAGGCAATCCAAAACCGATACAGAGACCAAGTAAAGGGGAGTCATTTCTTTAGTTAATTGCAAGAATGAGTGAATAATACCCTCAGTGCATTTCTCATAAAAGAGACTGTCGATGGAGGGGAAAATAGACTTGTCAAGTCTTTTTTCTGTTGAAGAATGTATGAATCTTCCTTATGCTGAGGCAAACGGTATTGCCCGTCttgactgacagcagctttccACGTTTCAGGTGGGGCTGTCTTCTTCACTGCCAGCAGACTcctaactagagatgccagggatttaaCCTGAGCTCTTAGGCAGAAGAGGTAGAATGGATCAACAAGATGATTGAATATTTGGGATATGATAAATTATCAACTATACTTAAGCATGAAATGTTAGACAAGTTTATTAAAGATTGGAAACCGTTATTGGATTATATTGACAAAtcggaaagaaaaacagaaattctaaGTTTATGTAAATATTAAAGTAGAATTATAATATGAGTGAAAAATCTTCAGTATATAATATAAGATAAAAGTAGAAGTAAAAGTATTAGGAGTTTGATGTGAATAAACGGTTACAATGGATTAGTTTATTATGGGAAGTAATTACGATTTCTGTGTAAGTTATAAAATAAGTGAAGCAATTTAGTTTAGGTGAAACTGAAATAGTGGGAATGATGTTTTAATAATGATGAAttgtgtttgtgtgattttttttttttggtattgtctttttaaatgtctaattaaatttaataaagagtaatttttaaaaaagaagacacatTTGCCCTGCCGCTAGGCTCCGCTCCCGCTGTAGTTGCAATTCAGGGAGAAAGCCTGAAAAATGGCGCCCCTTCAAGAAAATGATGATGATtaatgcttatttatttgttacttTATTTGtgcctcacctttctttccagtagaTACCTAAAATAGGCTCCAGTGTTGTCTGTCCTTTCATTTTGTCCTCATCACAACCACCCAGTCAGGTAGGAAAGGCTAATGGAAAgtaactggcctaaggtcactcagcaagcatccatggcagagtgcagGTTCGAAACTGGGCCTTGCAGACCCTAGTCCAGCATCAGCAACACATACACAGTATTACAAGTAAACTTAACATGCTTCAACTTATGTGAAAAAGAGCTGTGAACTTTACTGCTTGTTTAAAAGAGCCTAGTTCAGCTAGTGAAAAGGAGGAGTTTCTATCCATGGACTCCTCTTTTTTTAATCTTCCGTCAAAATACATCCAGTTCTTTGTGCTCTTTTCTTGCAAAAAAACATGTGTGAAAagtttcattttctcctcctgCAACTGGGAACAGCTCTGTGGAGAAAGGTGTGGGGGGCCTCCTGGAAAGCTTTCTCAGTTGAGGCTTCTGCCTGCTATTCGTTGGGCCAGAGTTCACTATTAATTACACAGCTGTAGGAGTGCCACACCCTTCAGTTTCATACATTTGTGCCAGGGCTGTATTTCTCCTGGTTCCAAGATACCAGTTCTACATCCACACAGACCACATTCCTTACTGACAGAGCACTGAATGTCAACCTTGGATTGATGCATTTCAGTGTATTGGTTTATTGTGTATAGTTAGTTTTTCTTCTGACGTCTAGGGCATTTTGTAGGGGTTAGTGGAGTGGATGGAACAAGAGGCCTAGAGGATGAAaataggtgtactctaatcacGACTCAGGGAATCGTTGACTTGAAAGAGCAGTAAAAAGCTTCACAGCCCTTCTTTTGGATCACTGGAAGTTGTAAtcagtttcttttctccttccctttattCCCTGAAATTTGTGAAGAATGCAGAGTGCTGAAGGCTGAAAAGTGCGTCTGGCCCCTAAATTTTTGTCCTGTTTCCTAGAGCCAAAATAAAAATTTCAAGGCCTGCCTTAATGCTTATTCAAGCTGTCATTCATAGCCATCAAGGCTAGCTACTTTCTTGCATGATACTTTCAGCTAAATGCTggatttggaaatgttttctagaATATGATGCACTCTTGTGTTTTCTAGGTGGGACTCCTGGGCCTGGGCCTCCTGTTCCAAAGCCCAGAGGCAGACCAAGTTCCTCAGACCGGTATGTTCTTTTGTCGTCAAATCACACTGAGACAGAGACACAAATGTTATGATTTCCTCTGGTTCCCTTTTATTCCAATCTAGATATTTTGGTCTTCAAGGGCAAATCCAGGGATTTAAAGCAGGACTCATTTGGAACCTTACCTTGAGGTAGGTCCATTGAAGAAGAAATTCCAGGGTTTCTTTAAGGGTATCAAGCTTTCTTACTCTGTATCAGGTTGTCTAACTTGgtattatatataaaaattggTGATGGCTCTGCtaagtctcaggcagagaaaggtcctTCCCAAAACTTGATAACCAAAACAGTTTAACTGGAGGTACCAGGGACTACaccttttccatggaaaaatgagctctgtcactgagccagtCTATATATTTTGTGTCAAAGTAAACACTTGCATGGCATTTCACAACTGATGGTGTATGGATCAGCTTTTACAAAGACAGCAGCTTCTAACTCTTAAGCATATCCAAGGGAAGCCAATATTCTGAGTTGCATGACTTCTCCCTTTCCAGCAAAGATTCACACTTTCAGAACAATAGCAAGGCAATCCCAGACTTCTACTTAGCACTTTTCTCCAAAAAGGTAGGATACAACCTGGCTGTTTATATTTTGAGCTTTCAAAACAAAACCTCAAAACTAGACTAGGGCACACTCATGGTAGACTCTGTTGGGAAGAACAGTGTTGCCATGCCGGGGCATGCTGGTAGACGGGGTATGTTAGGCCTGGGTTTAAAGGATTTTAACGGTAAAAGCTGTATTCTGTAATTTGTATACATTATGTAAACCAAACAAAACTATATTGCCCTGTGCTTGTGGTACAAAGCCTCTGGCTCAGAATATTCTGCTGCTCATGGAAGTAAATAGTTTGGCATCCAGGTTCTGAgagaagaaaaaattaataatttcATTAGGATTAAAACATCAAATAGGGAGAGCTGACAAGGAAGGGGTTTTAAGATACAGAGAAACCAAATAGAAGACAACCCAGACACCTAAACAGAAGGTGGTTTAAGGAAGATTGAAGAAGaaccaaagggaaggggaggtgggaAATAAGGCTTTAGGGAGAGGATGAAGAACTGATGCAAGAAAGGGTTTGTCGGAGGGCTAAGCTACCTGTTATGATACTTGCTGCATTATGTTGGGGTTCCCTGAATCTCACTTTTAAGCAGTCATACACGAATCACGCTGATGGGAACTGATTTCCCAAGCGCACAGGCAGCAGtgcgggatgggggtgggaggctTCAGTCTTCCCCTGTGACATTTTCCTGACCCAGAACAGTCCCAAGGGGAATGCTGTTTGCCCTGTTGAGAGGCTGTATGTGCTGCCCACCAAAGGAAAAATAGGCATTTTGGGTCAGGAAAACAGTTCCATAGTCCCAATCCAGGGTCCTGTGCACTTGGAAAATTGGTCCCCATCAGTGTGACTGACTGCTTCTAACTCAGGTTCAGGGAATAtaaagaaaccaaatattgcaacaAGTGATATGTCCCacagagagagctttgaagaaatGTCACAGTACTTCAGATCAAGAGGGGCTTAATTTGCATGTTATTTTACTTCCACTGACCAGGAGAAGGGATAAATGGattgtgaagccccccccccccccatatctgccAGCTGAAAACCCAATTCATATCCCATGTGATTCCTTGAGATTTATCAGGCATTGTCTGTAAAACTTAGATCAATCTTTACTCAGGAATTGTGTGCTCTTTAACAAATTTCTGCTTGGGTGGTATAGTTGCACAATACAGCCCTGGACACAAGAGTACTACTATCTTGCTTTCTCTTGAACCAACAGACACAGGTTACTTGAAGAAAactttcaatttgtttttttttaaaaaaaacaggtattTTAGCTCTTTGGATATGCATTTCCCCTTACTTTTTTGTCTCCACTCAGTGCTGGAGAAACGCCAAGAGGAAAGGACCCTCCATGGATTGCGTTGGTCCAAACAGAGTCCAAGAAGAAGCCtgctcctcccccacccggcaGTAGCAAAGAAACCCCACCAAGAGCttctgaagaggaagaaaatggagaagaggcaGCCGGGGAGGCAAGAGGCAGAGAGAGCAGGACCCGGGAGCGAAAACCCTACAACCCCTTCGAGGATGAGGATGCGGTTGCAGAGGAGGAAACTATCACTCCACCAGCCACATGGCAGCCAGATCAGAGCGAAACCACCCCCAAGGTCCTCCATCCCTGGTACGGCATCACACCGACCAGCAGCCCAAAGACAAAGAAGCGGCCAGCTCCAAGGGCTCCCAGTGCCTCCCCACTTGGTGAGTGCTTCCGTGCCCCCTTCAAATGGGAGACGGATTAGGGTTCAGCCACACCTCCAGCACTTCCAGCATCACTTCCGCCATCTGCATCACTTCCAGCATCACTTCTGCCATCTGCTTTCTCCAATGCTAGGCATAGACAACCTTTAGTCACCTGCTGCCTGCAACAACAGAGAGAGGTTACCTTGGCCCTTTTTGTTCTCTTGTCTTGAAGCTCTAGGGAACTGGTATGAATTTACTGCTGGTCAGTTTCCCCTTTTCCCTGTAAACATTGAGATAGGTTGTGGGACCTCAGTGCTGGACCACTGAGATCAGGAATCTCTGGCCACCCACCCTACCTTCTACATGACTTTAAACCTTTAGTTCCCTAGCCATTGGGGCCTACTTCAGTGGGGGAGAGCATTCAGGTAGCTATAGTCTGAGACCCGTCTTAGCTCTGGGAAGGAATCATCGGTATAACCTGTAGAGACTTTGTTTTTTCTGCTATCTGCTTATGGTTTTTAGGGAAAGTGGAGCAGGGAAGGGGGGCGTGGTCCGACCTTGGGGCCTGGAGGGCTTGACTAAATGGCTTTCAATGGAAAATCTGCAGTCCTATCAGGAAAAGGGGACGGGGTCCTTCAGACAAGCTGCTGTCACTCTAGCCTCGTTGTGGTGTCTTCCCTTTTGCAGCTCACCACCCCATCTCCAGGCTTTCCCATTCAGAGCCGTCTTCCTCAGCCCCGTCTCCTGCCCTCAGCCTGGAGAGCATCACATCCGAGTGTTTGACCAAGACCAACGGTGACCTGGATGAGACCTCTGTGCCCAAGAGCTCCTCGGAGCCAACGGTCCATGCTCCCGCAGCTTCCACAGTCTCCTGCTCAGGCCCTCCGTTTACCAGCCCCTCGTCCAGTGAGATCCCTGCTGCTGTGCCCAGCTGCTCCACTAACTCCTCCTTTTCATCATCTAGTGATTTGGCAGCCTACAGCAACGGAACAAATTTACAGGCTACCAGAAGCTGTTCAGCTGGGAGCTTGAAAATTAGCCCAGGGCGCATGTCTCCCAAGCCTCCTCCTGGTGCTTCTCCAACCCCCATCCTCACGACAACTGATCTGAGTGGGACTGTTAGGAATTCTCCTTCTCCCAAGGCACAGCAGAAGGTAGGTGGAAGCCTCAGGTTCCAAGGGTGAAGAGGGCCCACAACATCTCAGCACAAGTACCTAGCATGAAAGGTGTCTCGAAGGTTTGGGACTTGGGACTCTCTTCCTGCCCATAGGTACCCCGTTTCTTTATGATCTTTGACCTTTCCAGGTCGGCACACACTGTTACCCTCCCCCCATCATTGGCCCAACAAGCCGTAGTAGGGATTGGGCACTAGAAGTGGGGGATCCTGTGCTGGAGGCAGAAACATGGCTACTGGACTGGGTGACCTTGCCTCAGTCTCCAGCTGCTCCTGTCCACCTCCAGGGGTATATGGTTACCTTTCTCTTTATGCATCTGCACTAGTAACCAGACTttacaaaaaacagaaacaagaaaaataTAAAGGCAGCTCTAAAGGGTTTCACAGCTGAGCAGCTGGGTCTTTGTTGCCCATCTCATGGTTCCTGCTTGTGGCCCTCGGCTTATAAAAGAGCCATGCAGTGCTTCTTCAGTGTGCTGATGCTGCCCGGGATTGGTTAAACCCAACAGCGGCTGGGGTCTGACGAAGGATCTGGTCAGGAACCTCACCAGAGATTCACTTGCCCCAGTCGCTTTGGTGTACAGGacagctttattatttatttatttatttatttatttatttatttatttatttatttatttatttatttatttatttatttatttattacatttttagaccgccctcccccgaaggctcagggcggtgtgcaTCAAATATAAACATCTCTGTTAAATCAGCatgaaacaataaattaaaattagcAACACAACAGATTTTTGAACAGCAACTGATGGCGACTgtcccctctccttctctccccacccacgggaggcctagatggTACGAGGGTCCAATGGCtagcccagctggccaaaagcctggcagaacaggtccattttacaggccctgcagcaACTCTGtggatcccgcagggccctggtctccttagggagcctgttccacctgTGCTCCAGTTGCCCATGAAATATATACCTTCTGTTCACATTTAGCAGCACCCACTGGTTATGCGGTGTACTGCATATGCCTGTATTACTGAAATAACATTCTCCAGGCAGAATCTGTTGCTATGCAGTGTGGTTACCAGTGGAACTGAAATCCTCAGTCAGCTGATGATGAGTCGTGTTTACAGTAAAGCTGCCTCTGAGTTGAAAAAGCAAGGTCGTTTGCTTTTTATCATAGGACGGTGCtttgtagaacagtggttctcaacctgtggtttgggacccctttgggggtcgaacgacccttttacaggAGTCACcaaagattctctgcatcagtgttctccacctgtaaaatggataaatgttagggttgggggtcaccacaacatgaggaactgtattaaagggtcgcggcattaggaaggttgagaaccactgttgtagaaGAAGCTGAGCTTGCTCATAGTCTGAAAGACTCTCAAGGCGTTTTCCTACCAAAAAAGTGCATCTTCCTCTTGAACAGATTACCTTGATTGTAGTTTCAGGAACGGTAATGAGTTAGAACTTTGACTTTGCTAGCAAGCTGTGCCTTTGTATTTCATCAACactgcctcctccctgcccctgTCCAGAATGAAAATTGTGATACAGCAGAATTTGTCACATTGATCTACTGCTTTTTTGGTGTGTATTTTACAAATTGAATATTCTGTCTTATTGCTTTCATAAGGGCCACCAAAGCAActaacagaataaataaatattaaaaaagacatcctaaaaaccattaaaacagcacaaaaacacaTAATTGAAACAGTTAAAACCATgctaaaatacacaaaataataaaaacaacaattaaaacatagggggggaggagggaacctcagatgaaacaaaaaaaagtcttcacgcAGTGATGGAAGACAGCATCATGAGGGGTCTGGCGAGTTGTACTGTGGAGGCAGTTCCATAGTTTTGGTTCCATGAACAGGGCTCTCTCccaggttgccacctgcctaaaTCTCacaaggtaagggcacctgaagCAGGACCATTGATGATGACTAAAATGCTGAGATAAGTTTGTACGAGAG of Sphaerodactylus townsendi isolate TG3544 linkage group LG06, MPM_Stown_v2.3, whole genome shotgun sequence contains these proteins:
- the MICALL1 gene encoding MICAL-like protein 1 isoform X1, which translates into the protein MSGPRSALQAWCRRQCEGYPGVEIRDLSSSFRDGLAFCAILHRNRPDLLDFNTLSKENVYENNQLAFQLAEQELGIPALLDPSDMVSMKVPDCLSIMTYVSQYYNHFNNPSQVKSSKVAFSRVPPPMKHPVVASAPSLPVHQAASETSLASQDDVTEGLAEQSQHNTLSSTCSVCQQHVHLVQRYLVEGKLYHRQCFRCKECSSTLLPGSYKSGPEMGTFVCTQHRGKRSLSKRTEGSPSPDLIHPRKRSEAETATASKEEENGVLENHASATDETVERTVDGVAMEVLPAQPKKEAFRSMPGFDLGPQTPPKPPVPTKPPLLSQDKANHQHGQRKETRPTPAPRKATDTAPLSPPNSHPVPKPRANMQNEGACELGSGIVNGGTPGPGPPVPKPRGRPSSSDRAGETPRGKDPPWIALVQTESKKKPAPPPPGSSKETPPRASEEEENGEEAAGEARGRESRTRERKPYNPFEDEDAVAEEETITPPATWQPDQSETTPKVLHPWYGITPTSSPKTKKRPAPRAPSASPLAHHPISRLSHSEPSSSAPSPALSLESITSECLTKTNGDLDETSVPKSSSEPTVHAPAASTVSCSGPPFTSPSSSEIPAAVPSCSTNSSFSSSSDLAAYSNGTNLQATRSCSAGSLKISPGRMSPKPPPGASPTPILTTTDLSGTVRNSPSPKAQQKSSCKENPFNRKPSPATSPSIKKTPKGPKPARPPAPGHGFPLIKRKVQSDQYVPVEDIYGEMDGIEQQLDELEHRGVELEKKLRSMENDAPEDGLLVDWFKLIHEKHMLVRRESELIYIFKQQNLEQRQADVEYELRCLLNKPEKEWTDEDRAREKVLMQELVTIIEQRNAIVNCLDEDRQREEEEDKMLEAMIKKKEFQKEAEADSKKKGKFKPMKVLKLLGNKHESKNKSPKEKS
- the MICALL1 gene encoding MICAL-like protein 1 isoform X2, with protein sequence MSGPRSALQAWCRRQCEGYPGVEIRDLSSSFRDGLAFCAILHRNRPDLLDFNTLSKENVYENNQLAFQLAEQELGIPALLDPSDMVSMKVPDCLSIMTYVSQYYNHFNNPSQVKSSKVAFSRVPPPMKHPVVASAPSLPVHQAASETSLASQDDVTEGLAEQSQHNTLSSTCSVCQQHVHLVQRYLVEGKLYHRQCFRCKECSSTLLPGSYKSGPEMGTFVCTQHRGKRSLSKRTEGSPSPDLIHPRKRSEAETATASKEEENGVLENHASATDETVERTVDGVAMEVLPAQPKKEAFRSMPGFDLGPQTPPKPPVPTKPPLLSQDKANHQHGQRKETRPTPAPRKATDTAPLSPPNSHPVPKPRANMQNEGACELGSGIVNGGTPGPGPPVPKPRGRPSSSDRAGETPRGKDPPWIALVQTESKKKPAPPPPGSSKETPPRASEEEENGEEAAGEARGRESRTRERKPYNPFEDEDAVAEEETITPPATWQPDQSETTPKVLHPWYGITPTSSPKTKKRPAPRAPSASPLAHHPISRLSHSEPSSSAPSPALSLESITSECLTKTNGDLDETSVPKSSSEPTVHAPAASTVSCSGPPFTSPSSSEIPAAVPSCSTNSSFSSSSDLAAYSNGTNLQATRSCSAGSLKISPGRMSPKPPPGASPTPILTTTDLSGTVRNSPSPKAQQKSSCKENPFNRKPSPATSPSIKKTPKGPKPARPPAPGHGFPLIKRKVQSDQYVPVEDIYGEMDGIEQQLDELEHRGVELEKKLRSMENDAPEDGLLVDWFKLIHEKHMLVRRESELIYICSAWALLNPKR